The following proteins come from a genomic window of Nautilia profundicola AmH:
- a CDS encoding DUF6394 family protein has product MDWGKVIYVFFQLMSLTSVAGFLYDHNKVALFIALSLNLISTVLKIGVKNIFAAELFAASLVADLHLIPAFIYLEIKNDLLAAYAMAIGATIANTVTLILSFIELAKTKSDWE; this is encoded by the coding sequence ATGGATTGGGGAAAAGTAATTTACGTCTTCTTTCAGCTAATGAGTTTAACAAGTGTTGCAGGGTTTTTATATGATCATAATAAAGTTGCGTTATTTATCGCATTAAGTCTTAATCTGATTTCAACAGTACTGAAAATCGGCGTTAAAAACATTTTTGCCGCGGAACTTTTTGCGGCGAGCTTGGTTGCTGATTTGCATCTGATTCCTGCATTTATATATCTTGAAATAAAAAACGACCTTTTAGCAGCTTATGCAATGGCAATAGGTGCTACCATTGCAAATACAGTTACTTTAATCTTAAGTTTTATAGAACTCGCAAAAACAAAATCAGACTGGGAATAA
- the leuS gene encoding leucine--tRNA ligase has translation MREYKPSSIEKKWQDKWDSEKAFEPKEDYTLPKKYILSMFPYPSGRIHMGHVRNYSIGDAIARYYRKKGFNVLHPIGWDSFGMPAENAAIKNKTHPKKWTYENIDYMRKELKNLGLSFSKEREFATSDPDYTRWEQEFIIKMYENGLLERRTQKVNWCETCHTVLANEQVIDGCCWRCDNPIEIKELPGWYIKITKYADELLEDIDTKLKGNWPDRVLTMQKNWIGKSTGLKFKFSLSDESKEKLNNKFDGYEVFTTRPDTIYGVTYSALAPEHPIVDYMLENNLFDKETQEKVRHIRSILPKDRQAMEKDGVYLGIDVVHPLTGEKVPVWLANFVLVEYGSGAVMAVPAHDERDFEFATKFNLPIKWVIKPENGELDKSQAYTGEGVLINSGEFTGMKNTEAKEAIIKKMEELGIGKKEVNYRLRDWGISRQRYWGAPLPFIKCPNCGIVPEKIENLPVTLPEDVEITGSGNPLEMHPTWKYTKCPKCGSDAERETDTMDTFVQSSWYQFRFTTDFHKYTDVPFRKEDVKYFAPVDQYIGGIEHAILHLLYARFFTKALRDLGYLELDEPFKKLLTQGMVLKDGSKMSKSKGNVVDPDEIVAKYGADTARLFILFAAPPEQELEWSDSAVEGAFRFINRLYLNAEKAYKTDTMPKIDTSKLSKEEKEARRKVYETLKRSEETYEKTFAFNTLIASAMEALNALNKINNKDLFTEGYWIILNVLEPIIPHVTSELSEELFGRNNFASIKVDEEALKKDEINYPVSVNGKKRAEISVSADAGKDEVLAQAKEAVAKYIDGKEIIKEIFVPGRIVNIVVKG, from the coding sequence ATGAGAGAATACAAACCGTCAAGCATAGAAAAAAAGTGGCAGGACAAGTGGGACAGTGAAAAGGCGTTTGAGCCGAAAGAAGACTATACGCTTCCAAAAAAATATATTTTAAGTATGTTCCCTTATCCGAGCGGAAGAATTCATATGGGGCATGTAAGAAACTACTCTATCGGTGACGCTATTGCCAGATATTACAGAAAAAAAGGCTTTAACGTCTTACATCCGATCGGCTGGGACAGCTTTGGAATGCCAGCTGAAAATGCGGCAATCAAAAACAAAACTCATCCTAAAAAATGGACATATGAAAACATAGATTATATGAGAAAAGAGCTTAAAAACCTTGGACTATCATTCAGTAAAGAAAGGGAGTTTGCTACAAGCGATCCTGATTATACGAGATGGGAGCAGGAATTTATTATCAAAATGTATGAAAACGGCCTGCTTGAAAGACGTACGCAAAAAGTAAACTGGTGTGAAACATGCCACACTGTACTTGCCAATGAGCAGGTAATTGACGGATGCTGCTGGAGATGTGACAACCCTATCGAAATAAAAGAACTCCCTGGATGGTACATCAAAATCACAAAATATGCTGATGAGTTACTTGAAGATATCGATACAAAACTAAAAGGAAACTGGCCTGACAGAGTTCTTACAATGCAGAAAAACTGGATTGGAAAATCAACCGGGCTTAAATTCAAATTCAGCCTTTCGGACGAAAGCAAAGAAAAACTAAACAATAAATTCGACGGATACGAAGTATTCACAACACGCCCGGATACAATCTACGGTGTTACGTATTCTGCTCTTGCGCCTGAACATCCTATTGTGGATTATATGCTTGAAAACAATCTTTTCGATAAAGAAACCCAAGAAAAAGTAAGACACATAAGAAGTATCCTGCCAAAAGACAGACAGGCTATGGAAAAAGACGGCGTGTATCTCGGAATTGACGTAGTACACCCTCTTACAGGCGAAAAAGTACCTGTATGGCTTGCAAACTTTGTACTTGTTGAATACGGTAGCGGTGCGGTAATGGCAGTTCCGGCTCATGATGAAAGGGATTTTGAATTCGCTACGAAATTCAACCTGCCTATCAAATGGGTTATAAAACCAGAAAACGGGGAACTTGACAAATCACAGGCTTACACGGGAGAAGGTGTTTTAATCAATAGCGGTGAATTTACCGGTATGAAAAACACTGAAGCAAAAGAAGCTATAATTAAAAAAATGGAAGAGCTCGGCATCGGAAAAAAAGAGGTAAACTACAGACTCCGTGACTGGGGTATAAGCCGCCAGAGATACTGGGGAGCGCCTCTTCCTTTTATCAAATGTCCGAATTGCGGTATTGTTCCTGAAAAGATTGAAAACCTGCCTGTAACACTTCCTGAAGATGTGGAAATTACAGGAAGCGGAAACCCTCTTGAAATGCACCCGACATGGAAATACACAAAATGTCCTAAATGCGGAAGCGATGCCGAGCGTGAAACGGATACAATGGATACGTTTGTACAAAGCAGCTGGTATCAGTTCAGATTTACTACGGATTTTCATAAGTATACAGACGTACCTTTCAGAAAAGAAGACGTTAAATATTTCGCACCGGTAGACCAGTACATCGGAGGAATCGAGCACGCAATACTTCACCTGCTTTATGCGAGATTTTTTACAAAAGCACTGAGAGATCTCGGATACCTTGAACTTGATGAGCCGTTTAAAAAACTTTTAACTCAGGGTATGGTGCTTAAAGACGGAAGCAAAATGAGTAAAAGTAAAGGAAACGTGGTAGATCCTGACGAAATCGTCGCAAAATACGGAGCGGATACCGCAAGACTCTTTATACTTTTCGCAGCGCCGCCTGAGCAAGAACTTGAATGGAGCGATTCTGCAGTAGAAGGAGCTTTCAGATTTATAAACAGACTCTACTTAAATGCCGAAAAAGCGTATAAAACAGACACAATGCCGAAAATCGACACTTCAAAACTTTCAAAAGAGGAAAAAGAGGCAAGAAGAAAAGTATACGAAACATTAAAAAGAAGCGAAGAAACATACGAAAAAACGTTTGCGTTCAACACACTTATAGCAAGTGCGATGGAAGCGCTTAACGCCCTTAACAAAATCAACAACAAAGACCTGTTTACGGAAGGTTACTGGATTATATTAAACGTTCTTGAGCCGATCATCCCTCACGTTACAAGTGAACTGAGCGAAGAGCTTTTTGGCAGAAACAATTTCGCTTCCATTAAAGTGGATGAAGAAGCGCTTAAAAAAGATGAAATCAACTACCCTGTAAGCGTTAACGGTAAAAAAAGAGCTGAAATCAGCGTAAGCGCTGACGCAGGCAAAGACGAAGTCTTAGCACAGGCAAAAGAAGCTGTAGCAAAATATATCGACGGTAAAGAGATTATAAAAGAGATTTTTGTTCCGGGGAGAATTGTAAACATCGTCGTAAAAGGATAA